Below is a window of Carettochelys insculpta isolate YL-2023 chromosome 4, ASM3395843v1, whole genome shotgun sequence DNA.
TGGTAGAAGCTATAACAATAGGCCTTTTGCAATGTATTCAGTGTAGCAATGATTAGATTAAATCAATGAATGCTATGTAAAAAATGTGAGAGAGAATAGATAAGTAGAAGCTAGTTTAacttttccaaaagaaattaaaataacgTCATAGATATCAGCAACTACTTCACAATCATAGACATGTTTCCtggttttactttgtttttctcACCATTAGGATTTCTCACCAAATAACTAGAGAGAGTTGGATAGTTTTCCAGTGACCCTTTGacaacatacacacacaacccTCGCAACTGAATTAAAGCTGTGTTTGCTTAACAAATGTACCCAAATTCTGTCTGTCACTTTATCTGACGAATAAATATGCCACCAGGTTTCTGAACCAGATCAGCAATCCTCTTTTGACTAAATAGTGACTCACCTTTGCTATCTACTCAAAAAATTAACTCCATGgaaaaaacaaactgaatttaAGAAATCTTCCTTCTGTCTGCATTACATTAATCATTCATCATTTCTTGGCAAATCAGCAAATAAATCACAGGAAAGGTAAAATTACTCAAAAATCAGTGTAGTCCTAGAACATGTTGCAAAGCGTAAATAGCTCACCAAAAACATGATTCATCCATTCTCTGAAAGAACATTCAATTTATAAATGGATTAACTCTATTGTGGCCCAAAGTAACACATAGAAAATAGCATGTAAGAGAGGTAATAAAGCACCATATATCCTTTATGATCAGAATGTGTCTCATTTTTAGGTTAGGAGGTATCAAAAGTCCAGGAATAAATAATTTGCAGGTTTATGCAAAGTGAAAGCTCAGAAGGAGAGTGTAGGAAATGGAGACAGAATAAAGTTACACCCAAATCCTCAATcacatttaggcacctaattcccatcACACCAGATCAGGACCACAAAAAAATTTGCAAAGCATAGTGAGGCTGTGTATTTCATGAGGTGTAAAAACTACAGCTTCTGTTGAGAAGTAAACTAGGTGCTGGTGGAGAATGAAAAATGGcaacatttaaaatgaaacaggTATCTGACAATATACAGGTGGACCAGTTCATCTCTCCCTAGACTTTAATGCCATAGATCTAATAATAGCACTGTTGTGTAACAtaagttgaacttctctcattcaaaacctttgggacctgaccggtaccagatgagagaatttcctgtacgacaggagatcaatattgtctcgcagcattaccaacacttccatggcttactgggttctaagaagacatttaggggtacattaccatgagagccaggactggtggctgtaaacaaactttatgggaccacgggaatcATTGCCACATCCATGATAGGTGGCCATCTGGTTGattaaaaccatgctggattacaaaaTTTTCCGGATaagagcattccagattagagaggttcaacctgtacaaggaaCTCACCACAAATTTGGTTCCGAAATATTCTCTGCTAGTTCTTGTGATATTGTGTGCAGAACCCAACTTGCCAATTATCTATGACAGTCAAACTCTTTGCACTAGATCCTTAGTAAGAGTCGCAGAGGAGACTTACTTCATTAAGAATTATTGTATTACCCCCAAAACCATTTATAAGCTATGTTTTGAAATCATACCTCTACCTCCATGGTAGTTATCATCCACCAAGAGAGACTCATCATTTTTCCAAAACTCTTGCAGagcataaataaaaaaaagccaCCCATGTGCATGTCTGTGAagtgagggggagcaggggggacgCTCAAGCCTGGATTAAATCCCTTCCATGGAGGAGAGAAGGGAATTTTATCTCATACTGACAAAGTACAGAATATATCTATAGTTTGTTGTCTGGCTCATCCTTCACACTAATAATCCATCAcactaatctaattcttgacttcccctcccccccacttctgcccctctgctctctgatttgcttaccttgataataatttttctgatttgtcgacctTGATTACCATTTGtggctctctgtgtcttaaatgttgagtctgttctggtatggctatggtctgaagaagtgggtctgtctcgcgaaagctcatctcctaataaattatgttgttagtctttaaagtgctactggactgcttttttttgatagtatatagactagcacggctatctctctattactaATACAGGTTGTGCAGGAAGAGAtatgggtcaggacccagctCCTGCCATCAAGTGAATTTGTGAGTGCACAGTTATAGTTCAGATTACTCCAGTTATTTTTCATAGGTTCTTTGAAATTAATACTACCTAGGTGTTGGACTACTCTATTCATAGTCTCATGGAGACATTGCATTCTGTATTGCCTGTAGGCACTGAGTCTGTGTTTTCTAGATGCCCGTGTCAATCTCAGTCTAGAAGGTCACCATGGCTTACAAATGATGTGCACCTCATGAAGTGACAATGGATAATGttggagcagcagtggcaggagacTCGCTGCCAGACAATGGGCTGCTTTATATGCGATGGTACACATTCCTATACCATAGCTGTTGTCTGCCTGACAATTTCTCTGTGAACAATACCAATGAACTGAATACACAAGTGCTGCTTGGCTTgtatgcattttttatttccggAAGTTTAGATGTCTAGAGAACAAACAAGCTAACTATGAGATGGAGCTATGTCCTTCATAATTTATTAAAGCCAGCAGAATCCATTATTGCTGAAGATGGATATGCTAGACTTTGGCTGGGACAGCTGCCAGTCACTTGGCTGGCATAATCAACTGAAACCAAGGGCATTAAGTGGACAACTCTAAATGAATGTCACTGCAACCCCATCAATTACACAATTTTTATATCACTTTGTTGATGTCCCTCTCAACTTGACCAATGATTCCAGGATTATACCATATCAAGTTCTCTGCCAATTTTTCTGTATGGTAGAATCCAAGCTGTGACAGACCCATATAAAATATATCATCAATGCATAACACTTCATCATGATACAAACAAGATTTTATATTTGCCTGTGCAcaggcaccaagtttgaaataagttaactcaaaacaaattatgcaatttgcaccacccaaattgcataaattattttgagttatggctacagtgtagctgtagcttaaGAGCCTACAGTCTTGCTTACAGAAGCAATACACTTTTCAAAGCATGGGTTCTGAACCAGTGGTGACTAGGAAGGGAAATGCTCTGATCCGGCAGCTGATGCAAATAGTTCTCTAGAATAGAATCTAAGCATTGTAAGAATGGAACTACTCAAACTGGGTGGCCAAGAGAACCCATCTTTCATTGTCTCCAAAAAATAGCAGTCTGGTCTTTCTGCATAACCTCTTCCATTTTGTCTGCGAGAGATACCGGGGCTTCTCCTCAAACTAAATAACTGAGGGTTGTTTCAAGCACCATTTTAACATTGCCAGAATCACATTTACTCCATAGTTACTGGAAGAGATTGCTCCATGCCTCTCCTTACTTTTCCAGAATAGATCCTAACAATTCCCTGCCTGCAAAGGACCTAGTGTGGGTGAGCAGAAAGCTCATGCTAAAAATGGGAGGAGCAGAAGCTTCAATGCAAATTCTGGAAATCCACATTAGAGACATTGAGAAGCTGTTCTTTCACCATTGTCCCACCCCACACATTGCATCATGGTGCCCGCCCCCAGGTTCAGATTGCTCCCTTAAACTGCTGCTGTGAAGTGCAGGAGAACCAGGGCAGATTCCAGCAGCCACTTAAGCTGAGTCTCTCAGTCATTACTTCCACAGACACAATAGCTGGGAGCACACTTTGGTATAGACATAATGGTGCCAAAGTTACACAGCTGGGCTACGGCGCATCTCCTGTCCTTACTCTTTTCATCTTGCATGGCAGTAAGTGAAACGATACAAACTGACTAGTAAAAAATTGCAAAGCCCCCAAAGTAGTAGAAAAATAACTAAAATGTAATGTTGTTTTCCCACTTTCAGTATATTGCTACTAGAGAAAACTGCTGCATCTTAGACGAGAGATTCGTAAGTAGATGTCTGATTCCTTTCTTCTAAATTAGGGAGATGAATAAAATATTGTTGCACTTCTAATTAaatttcattattattttgttttaatgtgcATTGTTATTTTTATAATCTATTGTTATTAAATATTCTGTTCTCTATTATTCACTCTTAATAACAACATTCATTGTTCTAAAATAGACTTTAAATTCCATTAATACCATGTTATTCAAAAGTATGTATTATAATATACATTACCAGGATTGTCTGTACAGATTCGGTTTCTCCAGGCAAAGTAGCAACCACCCAGTCAGTCCTACCTGCCAGTAGTTACCTATGTGAATCCTTATTGAAAGTTGGCCTGCCTTTGATATTTTCCTGCCCTAAGTGACCATCTCTTTTGTCTCACTATAGAACCTGGACTGACTGgttcatattattattattattattattattattattattattattattatttcccttTAGGGTAGCTATTGCCCAACTACATGTGGCATTGCAGACTTCTTGAATAAATACCAGCCTGATGTGGATAAGCAGCTCCAGGTCCTTGAAAATCTTTTACAGCAGATCACTAACTCCACAGTTGTAACTGAACAGTTAATTCGCCAAATTAGAATCCTCAGCCCCCTGGAGAAGCCGCCTCAGCAAAGTGAGAACATAAAGACAATTACAAAATTGAGAAAAATATGCATTGTTTTCTTACTTTTATATGTAATTGAATTAATGTCTGTTCTACAGATTTGATTGATGGCTTTACTCAGAAAACCAGGAAAATAATTGAAGAAATCATCAGATATGAAAACATTATTGTTGATCATGAAAATACTATCCAGTAGGTATTTTCCACTTTTGATACTGTCTAACTATGCAGATCTGttccttcattttattttaccAGCTACAATTAAAGTTTCTATTCACAGCATTTCATTTCTGTATATAAAGACCATTTTGGTAGTTCATTCATAGTTGCATTCTAACCCACAATTCGGATCTGATCCTGCATTTATTGTGCATTTGTACATCTGTCACTGACATACAAGGAATACAAGATCAGACTGTAAAAGAAGGGAAAGTTTGACCCTTCTTTATTTTGAATCGGTATTTTAAGTAGTTGTTCAGAAAACTTTTGTTCATTATTCTTAGACTTCAGGGATTTTAGTGACATGAGACTGTAACATGAATCTTAACAAATATTTATTTAGACAGTGGATAATTTTTTATTGATTTTGCTGAACAGTATCATGAATCAAATTCTCCTCTCCATTTCATTGGAGTGAACACAGAATAACTATTAAACTCACCTGAAGTCTACACTGTTCAATGCATTTGAAAACGTATTTAACTTATCTAAATTTTAAGAATGAAATATTATTTATAAATTATAATTGTACTATTTAATCATTAAATGCTAAAGTCGCTCCTGTGACAACCTTATACCATAAATAAATGCCCCTGTTAATAGACCTTGACATAATTGGTTCATATGAAATAAGGCTGAGTTTTAGAAATTTAAAATGAATGTAAATGCTTTCACATCACTTGGTCCGAGAGCAGATTTTAATTAGCCACCCACTGGTGAtggattttattttcatgttaGATTTAGCTTTATACTGAGTTTTTCATTAACATACTCTATGTAATATTTGAGTGAATTGCCCTCAAatgtatttactttttaaaaaatagaaaaaagcaaGTTAATTTTCACAATAGTTAGAGCTATGGATGCAGGCTCTTCTTTTCACCTGCGTAATTTCAAGTTCCCATGATATTATGAATACTCAGTTTTATGAATGTGCCATGAGTCTTCTAAACCTCCATGAAAATCAGATTTCTATTATGCTTTCTACTTTATACTTTACCTCCAAAACTCCAACCTGCGATTCCCACAAAAGACCCATTCCTATAGAGTTTTGTCCATGTACGAACTGCAGGACTAAGCTTTGTTAGTTAAAGAGATAGTGGTCCAAATAAAGCatgttaaagttaagcatatgctgcTGTGCTTTCCTAAATCAGGCAAAGGGCCTGCTCAAAATTAAGTAAACAGATAAGCACTTTGTTTGCTTAGGGCCAGAGTGCTCAGTACATTGGAGGATTGACAAGGCAAAAGACCTTTAAACAACAGTGAGGTAGTGAAGGCATAAAATCTGGAATGGTCGGGTAAATAAAATTTAGTTCTGTATATATTTAATAAGCACTGCATCAAAGcaaaaaaatttgaaaatgtgtttatgTCTGGAAGCCCTAATAGGTATTTACAAAGGGCGGGAATGTGCCTGTCTAGCCCTTATTCAACTGCATTATGAAAATGAGGCTGCAGAGGGAGACTACCCTCAGCCTTCCCAGCAACCAAGAACAATAGTATTTGTGCTTTGAAGCTGCTACCAAGTTGCTATCACTCAAAAACAACCTCCAAAGAAGGGACAGATATAAAAGAGGAACAGATAGGATCTTGTCTTCACTTTCTTGTACACCACCCAGGCAGTGATTGTAGCAAATTAACGTCCTTCCACTGTAAATGGTTAGCTCTGGAAGGCAGAATGCCCAAAGGCTTATATGGAAATGGAACAGCTCTGCAGTGCCCCTCAGCATATGGCTGAGGCTAAACACCACACTGTAGCCCAAAATGACGtaacaatgaagagtcctgtgacAAAATGATTTTGATAGTCTCATTAAATAGAGGACCTCATTTTTGATTAGCACCTTTGATTGATTAGTACATTTGATAGATTAGTACATTTGATTAGTCTATTTGACAAGGCATATTTCATATATTGTTCTCATTAAGATTAAGTGATATAGTGTgtgatttttatgtttttaacCCTAGGCAACTGACAGATATGTTGATATTAAACACTAACAAGATTTCACAACTTAAACAGAAGGCTAATCAGCTTGCATCACAATGTCAGGAGCCATGCAGAGACACAGTCCAAATACAGGAAACAAATGGAAGAGGTACGTGACTTAAATTAATTCATATTTGTTAGCTGTGGACAAAACAGGGATGAGGCCATTTGAGTACTTAAATGGGTTATCCCGCAAAACTTACTTAAAGGAATTACTCTTAGAGTACATTTATGGGAAGATGGATACCATGGTGGTTGAGCTTCCTGAGTTCagtttagtgcacctagtggggaagCACTAAATTGAACTGACATGGTGCTACCATTGATCCTGctactcctggcagtcatgaggagtaaggagagtcaatgggagagtttctcctgttgacctccagCTCCGTGGaaagtggcaaaaatcaattttagagaAGTCAACTGTaactatgcaattctcataggtggatttgtgtatctaaagtcgattttacctcctagtgtagagaTGGCCTTAATCCCATGATCCATTAATTTCTGAAAAAACTGCCCAGGGGAATAAGAGGCCTagcatcatcatcaccaatatAAAGAATGTCCTTATGTATTTGCACTTTGTTACTGGTATTTGTATGGTTCTTTGGTGGTCAGTGCTTCATTCAATAGAAATACTAGGTAGGCGCTTACCATATGGGAAGTTGTGGAACAGGTCTTATGGTCCCATTTTGGCAAAGTTTCGCTATCCCAGTAAACCTTATCATTGTCGTAGTCCATAGaacaggaaaaagattttatgaaTTTATAAGAACAGAAAGGATAATATATTATAATATTTCTGCTTTGCCATACAGAGATAATTCATCTAATACATGAGACCTAAAATTGCCCTTTTTATGACTGCAGAAACCaataaaattattgtattttttattCAACTCATGCTACCTAGGTATTTATTAATACGAGTTGAACTTTTGTCATCTGGCATCGtccagacctgaccagtgttggatgagacaatttgctggatgataggcaataaatattttctagcacctttccaacacttccactgcttactttgctcttagaagacatttaggaggtaaattacagctaaataacggcacaaaacactgagagctaggactggtggctgtagacaaactttatgggaccacaggacacttggccacacccatgataagtggtcatccagctaactaaaatcatgccagattacagagtttgcaagatgagagagttctggattagagaggttcaaccaataGCAAAATCCTGGATACCCTTATATAAGATAAGAGTATAGCCAAAATACCAACTATGGCATTTTTTTATTGCAGATTGTCAAGACATTGCAAATAAAGGTGCCAGACACAGTGGTCTTTACTTCATCAAACCTGTAAAAGCTAAGCAGCAGTTCCTAGTCTATTGTGAGATTGACACATTTGGCAATGGATGGACAGTGTTCCAGAGAGTAAGTAATTTGTCAATTCAGGTCATGAATAATTCTGGTTATATAACTATGTTTAATCTACATGGGCTTTGGTTGACTTGCCTGCTTACTTTCTGAATCTCTTACCCAGAGGCTTGATGGAAGCGAGGTCTTCAATAAAAACTGGATTCAGTACAAGGAAGGATTTGGACACCTGTCACCAGATGACAACTCAGAGTACTGGCTAGGAAATGAAAAAATTCATCTAATAACCACTCAATCTACTCTTCCATATGCCTTAAGGATAGAACTGGAAGACTGGGAGAATAAAAAAAGGTATTTCACTAATGAGGCTTCTTAAAAAATCAACTTAAATATATACTTGTCATCTGTATTGGCTTTCTTTCCACAGCCCCATGTATCTGTCTCTTCTGCCAGATATCAGACACCTGTCTCCACTACTCCACTACCACTACCACATCAGACTGTTCAGTTTTCAGAAGCATAGATAATGCAGAAACATTAACCCGTTTGTATCAAACTACTTTCTAGTTTGgtttataaaacaaaaagtgTAATTGCAGTTCTATCATTGCTGCAACTTTGTGATGAAAAAGAAAGTAGgatgtgctcatgaaagctccaTGTTGGCATCttggaaaatataatttaatatgCAGAGTCTATTTGTTTCCTCCCTTCACAGTTTCTTCAGACTCTATGTAAAGTATTTATGATGTTCTACTTTCTcccctagtaacagagagaaagccgtgctagtctatatactatcaaaacaaaaaagcagcctggtagcactttaaagactaacaacatgatttattaggtgatgaactttgttggtctttaaagtgctactggactgcttttttctcccCTAGGTTAGCCTCCCATGACACCCTTGCCATTCCATTTGATAACTCATCATTCTAACTGCTGGAAATTAGATGAGAGTCCATTctgagggcagatctacactagacctaaaAGTCAATCTTACATAcgtaattccagctatggcagttgtgtagctggaatcaacatatctacgATCGACTTCTCCAgctgtcctcactaagggaggttaatgggagaaattcctcccttactccttgcaagaatgaggagtacaggggtcaactgtcaacccctgatagttcaatttcgcacatccccactaggcacatgaaattgaactgcagaatattgaccctgactgggtcgatttCCCAGTAAATGTGGATGTACGCTCAGTCTGTTGTTGTCATACTTTTGTAATCCATAG
It encodes the following:
- the FGG gene encoding fibrinogen gamma chain, whose product is MTNTSTAFTEMLEDILEYIATRENCCILDERFGSYCPTTCGIADFLNKYQPDVDKQLQVLENLLQQITNSTVVTEQLIRQIRILSPLEKPPQQNLIDGFTQKTRKIIEEIIRYENIIVDHENTIQQLTDMLILNTNKISQLKQKANQLASQCQEPCRDTVQIQETNGRDCQDIANKGARHSGLYFIKPVKAKQQFLVYCEIDTFGNGWTVFQRRLDGSEVFNKNWIQYKEGFGHLSPDDNSEYWLGNEKIHLITTQSTLPYALRIELEDWENKKSTADYAMFKVGPETDKYRLTYAYFVGGEAADAFDGFDFGDDPSDKFFTSHNGMQFSTYDNDNDKFQGNCAEQDGAGWWMNRCHAGNLNGKYYSGGTYRAQEAGPAGYDNGIIWATWRSRWYSLKKTTMKVIPFNRLSIGDGQQHQFGGAKQVGRGDI